One stretch of Excalfactoria chinensis isolate bCotChi1 chromosome 31, bCotChi1.hap2, whole genome shotgun sequence DNA includes these proteins:
- the LOC140263464 gene encoding dnaJ homolog subfamily A member 1-like — protein sequence MKELRSALGACPLLGLPANGKRGGRGRASREFGDGRRSSAVRTMVKETGYYDLLGVRPGASLDEIKRAYRRLALRYHPDKNPSEGERFKQISQAYEVLSDAHKRALYDRGGERAMKEGGLGNRGSPGFGSPMDIFDLFFGGGVRMRGRADRRGKTVVHQLSVSLEDLYNGTTRKLSLQKNIICRKCGGCGVREGAQRRCPKCHGSGMEVRIHQLGPGVIQQIQTVCSQCQGQGEWIRPRDCCLTCNGRKVVREKKILSVHLDKGMKDGQKITFHEEGDQVPGLEPGDIIIVLDQKEHPVFRRSGDDLIVKREISLADALCGCRQVIRTLDNRTLLVASQPGDVIRPGDLKCIPNEGMPVYRSPFQKGKLILKFEVKFPEPGWLPTERLRQLQAFFPPQEEVMATEDTEEVELSDYTSHGNTGRRPHGEAYHEDDFEDGTRQHVQCQTS from the exons aTGAAAGAGCTTCGATCGGCGTTGGGGGCGTGTCCGTTGTTGGGACTCCCAGCCAATGGGAAGCGCGGGGGGCGTGGCCGGGCTTCCAGAGAGTTCGGAGACGGGCGGCGGAGCAGTG CAGTGAGGACGATGGTGAAGGAGACGGGCTACTACGACCTGCTGGGTGTGAGGCCGGGTGCCAGCCTAGATGAGATCAAGAGGGCATACCGGCGCCTGGCGCTGCGCTACCATCCCGATAAGAACCCCAGCGAAGGCGAGAGG ttcAAGCAGATCTCTCAGGCCTACGAGGTGCTGTCGGATGCTCACAAACGGGCACTGTATGACCGTGGAGGGGAGAGAGCCATGAAGGAGGGAGGTTTGGGTAACAGGGGCAGCCCTGGCTTTGGTTCCCCTATGGATATCTTCGATCTGTTCTTTGGAGGTGGTGTGAGGATGCGTGGCCGGGCGGACCGGCGAG GCAAGACGGTTGTTCATCAGCTCTCCGTGTCTCTGGAGGACCTCTACAACGGCACCACGCGCAAGCTGTCCTTACAGAAGAACATCATCTGTAGGAaatgtggag GCTGCGGGGTGCGGGAGGGTGCACAGCGACGGTGCCCCAAGTGCCACGGCTCGGGCATGGAGGTGCGCATCCATCAGTTGGGGCCCGGCGTGATCCAGCAGATCCAGACAGTGTGCTCCCAGTGTCAAGGTCAAGGCGAATGGATCCGACCCCGCGACTGCTGCCTCACTTGCAACGGCCGCAAGGttgtgagggagaaaaaaatcctcagcGTCCACCTGGATAAAG GTATGAAGGATGGGCAGAAAATCACCTTTCACGAGGAAGGTGACCAAGTGCCTGGTCTGGAACCTGGGGACATCATCATTGTCCTGGATCAGAAGGAGCATCCCGTGTTCAGGAGGAGTGGGGATGATCTGATTGTCAAGAGGGAGATCAGCCTGGCAGATgctctgtgtggctgcaggcaggtcaTCCGCACGCTGGACAACAGGACCCTGCTCGTCGCCTCGCAGCCAG GTGATGTCATCCGACCTGGGGATCTGAAGTGCATCCCTAATGAGGGGATGCCCGTCTACAGGAGCCCCTTCCAGAAGGGAAAACTCATCCTCAAGTTTGAG GTGAAGTTCCCTGAGCCTGGCTGGCTGCCCACCGAACGCCTGCGCCAGCTCCAGGCCTTCTTCCCACCTCAAGAAGAGGTGATGGCTACTGAAGACACAGAGGAGGTGGAACTCAGTGACTACACATCCCATGGCAATACGGGCCGGAGGCCGCATGGCGAAGCGTACCACGAGGATGACTTTGAGGATGGCACCCGTCAGCACGTTCAGTGCCAGACCTCGTAG
- the CRABP2 gene encoding cellular retinoic acid-binding protein 2 produces the protein MPNFSGNWKMKSSENFEELLKALGVNMMLRKIAVAAASKPAVEIKQDGESFYIKTSTTVRTTEISFRIGEEFEEQTVDGRPCKSLAKWESENKMVCEQRLLKGEGPRTGWSRELTNDGELILTMTADDVVCTRVYIRE, from the exons ATGCCCAATTTCTCCGGGAACTGGAAGATGAAGAGCTCCGAGAACTTCGAAGAGCTGCTCAAAGCGTTGG GAGTTAATATGATGCTGCGAAAGATCGCGGTGGCTGCAGCCTCAAAGCCAGCAGTGGAGATCAAGCAGGATGGCGAGAGCTTCTACATCAAGACCTCGACCACAGTGCGCACCACTGAGATCAGCTTCAGGATCGGGGAGGAGTTCGAGGAGCAAACGGTGGATGGGAGGCCCTGCAAG AGCTTGGCCAAGTGGGAGAGTGAGAACAAGATGGTGTGTGAACAGAGGCTGCTGAAGGGTGAAGGACCCCGGACAGGCTGGTCCAGGGAGCTGACCAACGATGGGGAGCTCATCCTG ACCATGACAGCCGATGATGTTGTCTGCACCAGAGTGTACATCCGGGAGTGA
- the NES gene encoding nestin, translating to MLSTEGFVGARALGEESLQMWDLNKRLEAYLARVKFLEEENEGLRAEIQSTKENPAGDPRRARYEEELRSLRDALHRAFTEKCAAELARDNLYEEVQHVKSRCQKEQAAREEAKRQLSSSKKELEEERRAQIWLKERAVQLEKEVETLLEVHEEEKAGLDQELASFSQSLEGFRCAPVAFQPVEVEDYSKRLSEIWRGAVETYKAEVSQLERALGQAKENLWQVAEDNQQNQLQLRHLEKELVGLKVRKEMLEESLGQQWQEQHGEAEKFQLAIEALEQEKQSLQVQIAQVLEDRQQLMHLKMSLSLEVATYRTLLEAESTRLQMPPGEFKLANSLRDVKLEASSSKHRASLAAFPRPEGVAQLCRTPGDALKVLTPKSKSPSAQEFKKVSSVLKAPRSWELAASSHAVPMLSPEAGSGGAQSPAHELGVVKESPLQSPLSPEQLVSHALQDALKEMQDDVEAKEVPTLGATQSTRGGDIEDPMEEEEAAETQGVGAEGETMASPGLCLCSNVPTLLSATQSDAESQEEMWEEERSKEEEMLNPLSSTESQEPGGEPWGGDTRGSRLEVGKEDMEATSMKALHVLENKEQRELCSPSIEDEECEFPDQERETREEGSLYTEIEAACAIPVGSHPVLPMGTHLQDDFVEREQESEHQETSLCELGAAAGEKREQEVCLELKASSIEGAVPAAEGSSGAGEDTRGRESTGSARDDEGEEEDKGREALEGEDHQTGEALGAKELRQESMGLEEAEGMWEETVDLQEEHRDPQEGHGDLQEEHEDLWEEQRDLKVEHGDTQEEHGDTQEEHRDLQVEHRDTQEEHRDTQEEHEDLQDEHGDLQEEHRDTQEEHEDLWEEHRDLQDEHGDTQEEHRDTQEEHEDLQDEHGDLQEEHRDTQEEHEDLWEEQRDLQEEHGDLQEEHRDLQDEHGDLQEEHGDTQEEHEDLQVEHGDSQEEYRDLQEEHGDLQVEHGETQDEHGNLQEEYGDLQEEHRDLQEEHGEMQDEHGDLQDEHRDPQEEHGDLQKEHGDTQEEYRDLQEGHGNLQKEHGDTQEEHEDLWVEHGVLKEEHGDLNEDHGDLQEESGDPQEEPEEPWVQHGEQGSAEDGLEQDMVMQPGEGAWCREENDISEKQEAQGWEGTAEDKEETGVNTVTSQEPAQVDDNPCAEAAENEEGGVMTPTATEGAQEGEDEGVAGSEVQSQQQPQGTEGQEVELAPGQKEISYGDIGEAPGDPQEPAEVLEVQDEELSLEPVELERGSPNTAVMQQDPGNGTESDEPMEEDIQSEDTQLEEPKPCRMEMEDMLNSTPLCAYSGEVLESDPNLPSSGGDGETAPEMAQEEEEELRGSDEAAVHAVPESCEESGMELNPAPECTEEEEGYLIVSAPNQEGSSMEEAENSEEFEEIKVETEEDRKDELTVPGGASPVPEDEEHLEPSVGEAEDVKMPMGESEMPKEEDEEDAGGFAAELEEGLAAPVAEGLPEEHADKTTLSDEGLGEEDVQDGDNPPASETSNTDPSNTEPPPGTMLEHGAGIEVAEYLPDVPTQLPVDMVKDSDILEIVEQALEFNQELVLGAKLAKDGEGDGDTQPLQEEEGGSSPTSSSDEQPTVQEAVAERTKNGEQNGLHRQASLEDLAEFTEEGLNGITHPSEAPSAHPLPLPSKHSGAEPVPSLSPLHPEQEPWSSGEE from the exons ATGCTGAGCACGGAGGGTTTCGTAGGGGCGAGAGCTCTGGGTGAGGAATCCCTGCAAATGTGGGACCTCAACAAGCGTCTGGAGGCCTACCTGGCCCGTGTCAAGTTCCTAGAGGAGGAGAATGAGGGGCTGCGTGCTGAGATCCAAAGCACCAAGGAGAACCCAGCCGGGGACCCACGAAGGGCCAGGTATGAAGAGGAGCTGCGGTCGCTGCGGGATGCGCTGCACCGTGCCTTCACTGAGAAGTGTGCGGCTGAGCTGGCCAGGGACAACCTGTATGAGGAGGTCCAGCATGTGAAGAGCAGGTGCCAAAAGGAGCAGGCAGCCCGCGAGGAAGCCAAGAGGCAGCTGTCCTCCAGCaagaaggagctggaggaggagagaCGGGCACAGATCTGGTTGAAGGAGAGAGCGGTGCAGCTGGAGAAAGAGGTGGAAACTCTGCTGGAGGTGCACGAGGAGGAGAAAGCAGGGCTGGACCAGGAGCTTGCTAGCTTCTCTCAGAGCCTGGAGGGCTTTCGTTGTGCACCGGTGGCATTCCAGCCCGTGGAGGTGGAGGACTATTCCAAGAGACTGTCAGAGATCTGGAGAGGGGCGGTGGAGACCTACAAGGCAGAGGTGTCACAGCTGGAGCGTGCACTTGGCCAAGCCAAAGAGAACCTCTGGCAGGTGGCTGAGGACAACCAACAGAATCAACTGCAGCTGAGGCACCTGGAGAAGGAGCTGGTGGGGTTGAAGGTGCGGaaggagatgctggaggagaGCCTGGGCCAGCAGTGGCAGGAGCAGCACGGAGAGGCTGAGAAGTTCCAG CTGGCcatcgaggccctggagcaGGAGAAACAGAGCTTGCAGGTGCAGATCGCCCAGGTGCTGGaggacaggcagcagctcaTGCACCTCAAGATGTCCCTCAGCCTGGAGGTGGCAACCTACAG GACATTGCTGGAAGCAGAGAGCACCCGGTTGCAGATGCCACCCGGGGAGTTCAAGCTGGCCAACAGCCTGAGAG atgTCAAGCTGGAGGCGAGCAGCAGCAAGCACCGTGCCAGCCTTGCTGCCTTCCCACGGCCTGAAGGGGTGGCACAGCTGTGTAGAACCCCCGGTGATGCCCTCAAAGTGCTGACCCCCAAAAGCAAAAGCCCCAGTGCGCAGGAGTTCAAGAAAGTCAGCTCTGTCCTGAAGGCACCgaggagctgggagctggctgcatccagccacGCTGTCCCAATGCTGTCCCCAGAGGCAGGCAGTGGGGGGGCACAGAGCCCAGCCCATGAGCTTGGGGTTGTTAAGGAGTCCCCCCTGCAGAGCCCACTGAGTCCTGAACAGCTGGTCAGCCATGcgctgcaggatgctctcaaGGAGATGCAAGATGATGTTGAGGCCAAAGAAGTGCCCACACTCGGTGCCACCCAGAGTACCAGGGGTGGAGATATTGAAGACCctatggaggaggaggaggctgcaGAAACCCAGGGGGTGGGTGCTGAGGGTGAAACCATGGCCTCACCTGGGCTGTGTCTCTGCAGCAACGTGCCCACGTTGCTAAGTGCCACTCAGAGTGATGCAGAGAGCCAGGAGGAGAtgtgggaggaggagaggagcaaagaggaggagatgctgaacCCACTGAGCTCCACGGAGAGCCAGGAGCCGGGGGGAGAGCCCTGGGGAGGGGATACAAGAGGGTCCAGGCTGGAGGTGGGTAAGGAGGACATGGAGGCCACTAGCATGAAGGCTCTGCACGTCTTGGAGAACAAGGAGCAGAGGGAACTCTGTAGCCCCTCCATTGAGGATGAGGAATGTGAGTTCCCAGATCAGGAGAGGGAAACACGAGAAGAAGGGTCCCTGTATACAGAAATTGAAGCTGCATGTGCTATCCCTGTGGGGAGCCATCCAGTTTTGCCCATGGGAACCCACTTGCAAGATGACTTTGTTGAGAGAGAGCAGGAGTCCGAGCATCAGGAGACATCCCTGTgtgagctgggtgctgctgcaggggagaAGAGGGAGCAGGAGGTGTGCCTGGAGCTGAAAGCCTCTAGCATTGAaggggctgtgccagcagcagagggcTCATCAGGGGCTGGAGAAGACACCAGAGGAAGGGAGAGCACAGGCAGTGCAAGGGATGatgagggagaggaggaagataAAGGAAGGGAGGCATTAGAGGGAGAGGACCACCAGACAGGGGAGGCTTTGGGAGCCAAAGAGCTGAGGCAGGAGAGCATGGGcttggaggaggctgagggcaTGTGGGAGGAAACTGTGGACCTGCAGGAAGAACATAGAGACCCCCAGGAGGGACATGGggacctgcaggaggagcatGAGGACCTGTGGGAGGAACAGAGGGACCTAAAGGTGGAGCATGGGGACACCCAGGAGGAGCATGGGGACACCCAGGAGGAACATAGGGACCTGCAGGTGGAGCATAGGGACACCCAGGAGGAACATAGGGACACCCAGGAGGAGCATGAGGACCTGCAGGATGAGCATGGGGACCTACAGGAGGAGCATAGGGACACCCAGGAGGAGCATGAGGACCTGTGGGAGGAACATAGGGACCTGCAGGATGAGCATGGGGACACCCAGGAGGAACATAGGGACACCCAGGAGGAGCATGAGGACCTGCAGGATGAGCATGGGGACCTACAGGAGGAGCATAGGGACACCCAGGAGGAGCATGAGGACCTGTGGGAGGAACAGAGGGACCTACAGGAGGAGCATGGGGACCTACAGGAGGAACATAGGGACCTGCAGGATGAGCATGGggacctgcaggaggagcacgGGGACACCCAGGAGGAGCATGAGGACCTGCAGGTGGAGCATGGGGACAGCCAGGAGGAATACAGGGACCTGCAGGAGGAACATGGGGACCTGCAGGTGGAGCATGGGGAGACTCAGGATGAGCATGGAAACCTGCAAGAGGAATATGGggacctgcaggaggagcatAGGGATCTGCAGGAGGAGCATGGGGAGATGCAGGATGAGCATGGGGACCTGCAGGATGAACACAGAGACCCACAGGAGGAGCATGGGGACCTGCAGAAGGAGCATGGGGACACTCAGGAGGAATATAGGGACCTGCAGGAGGGACATGGGAACTTGCAGAAGGAACATGGGGACACCCAGGAGGAACATGAGGACCTGTGGGTGGAACACGGGGTCTTGAAGGAAGAACATGGGGACCTGAATGAGGATCATGGGGACTTGCAGGAGGAATCTGGAGACCCTCAGGAGGAACCTGAGGAACCTTGGGTGCAGCATGGggagcagggctctgcagagGATGGGCTGGAGCAGGACATGGTGATGCAGCCAGGAGAGGGGGCATGgtgcagggaagaaaatgacATCAGTGAAAAGCAGGAAGCACAAGGTTGGGAAGGGACAGCAGAGGATAAAGAAGAGACAGGAGTCAACACTGTCACATCCCAAGAGCCAGCCCAGGTGGATGATAACCCAtgtgcagaggcagcagaaaatGAGGAGGGAGGTGTCATGACACCAACAGCAACGGAGGGAGCCCAGGAGGGTGAGGATGAGGGAGTTGCTGGGAGTGAggtgcagagccagcagcagccacagggcACAGAAGGACAGGAGGTTGAGCTGGCCCCAGGGCAAAAGGAGATCAGttatggggacattggggagGCACCAGGGGACCCACAGGAGCCAGCTGAGGTGCTGGAGGTGCAGGATGAGGAGCTCAGCTTGGAGCCCGTTGAGCTGGAGAGAGGCAGCCCcaacactgcagtgatgcagCAGGATCCAGGCAATGGCACAGAGAGTGATGAGCCCATGGAGGAGGACATTCAGTCAGAGGATACTCAGTTGGAGGAGCCCAAGCCATGCAGGATGGAAATGGAGGATATGCTCAACAGCACGCCACTATGTGCATAcagtggggaggtgctggagtctGATCCAAACCTTCCATCCagtggaggggatggggagaCAGCACCTGAAATGgctcaggaggaggaagaggagctgagAGGGAGCGATGAGGCAGCAGTTCATGCAGTGCCAGAGAGCTGCGAGGAGTCAGGGATGGAGCTGAACCCTGCACCAGAATGcactgaggaggaggaagggtaCCTCATAGTTTCTGCTCCCAACCAAGAAGGATCCAGCATGGAGGAAGCTGAGAACTCAGAGGAAtttgaagaaattaaagttgaaactgaagaagacagaaaggatGAACTAACAGTACCCGGAGGAGCCTCTCCTGTGCCAGAGGATGAAGAGCACTTGGAACCATCTGTGGGGGAAGCTGAAGATGTGAAAATGCCCATGGGAGAATCTGAGATGCcaaaggaggaggatgaggaggatgCAGGGggctttgctgctgagctggaggaAGGACTGGCTGCACCCGTGGCTGAGGGGCTGCCTGAAGAGCACGCTGATAAGACCACACTCAGTGAtgaggggctgggggaggaggaCGTGCAGGATGGAGACAATCCCCCAGCCTCTGAGACCTCCAACACTGACCCCTCCAACACTGAGCCGCCTCCAGGCACCATGCTGGAGCATGGAGCTGGCATAGAGGTGGCTGAGTATCTCCCTGATGTGCCCACACAGCTGCCAGTGGACATGGTGAAAGACTCGGATATCCTGGAGATAGTAGAGCAAGCCCTGGAGTTCAATCAGGAGCTGGTACTGGGAGCCAAGCTAGCcaaggatggggagggggatggCGACACACAGCCCCtacaggaagaggaaggggggTCCTCACCCACCTCATCCAGTGATGAGCAGCCAACAGTGCAGGAGGCAGTGGCAGAGCGCACCAAGAATGGGGAGCAGAATGGGCTGCACCGGCAAGCCAGCCTGGAGGACCTGGCTGAGTTCACTGAGGAGGGGCTGAATGGCATCACCCACCCAAGTGAAGCCCCTTCTGCCCACCCCCTGCCCCTGCCCAGCAAGCATAGTGGGGCTGAGCCTGTCCCTTCGCTCTCTCCTCTGCACCCAGAACAGGAGCCCTGGTCTTCGGGGGAGGAGTGA